The Phoenix dactylifera cultivar Barhee BC4 unplaced genomic scaffold, palm_55x_up_171113_PBpolish2nd_filt_p 001962F, whole genome shotgun sequence genomic interval ACTACACCCTTAGGATAGGCATTAGatctatcagccaattgaatcacaacaccagttttattcaaaggtccaagtttcaaagaagcatatatagaatatgacatgacattgatAGAAGCTCCTAAATCTATCATGGCTTTCTCAAATCTAGTATTACCTATCGTACAAGGGATAGTAAACATACCTGGATCTTTGCACTTTGCAGGGAGTTTTCTTTGAATAATTGCAGAAACATTCTCTCCAACTCTCACCTTCTCACATCCTTTAAGTTTTTGTTTCCGCTTAATTGTACATAGTTCTTTCAGAAATTTAGAATAACGAGGTACTTGTTTAATAGCATCTAAAAGTGGAATATTTACCTCGCATCTACGAAAAGTCTCATATAAATCTTTATTTTGCTCATCTTTTCTAGATTCTGCTAAAGTTTGAGGAAAAGGAGATACTGGTTTATAAGCCGAAAGAGGCGGAAACTTATGCTTAGGTACATCATCGTCATTGAAAATGTTCCTGTctgcaatgatgtttttctccttttcttgtttcGACGATGCAGGGGTTGCCTTTGTTGGAATCTCAACCTCCTTACCACTTCTCAAAATGATTGCACTTGCATTTTCTCTTGGATTTACTACTGTTTGAGAGGGTAATTTTTCCGAACTTTGTGCCTCTAGCCGACTAATTGCGGTTGCCATCTGGCCCATTTGATTGTCTAAACTTTGAATACTGGCCCTCGCCTCATGCTGAAATTGTTTTGTCTCCTGTTGAAATTGCAAAGTATTAGTGGCAAGAGTCTTAACAATATCTTCTAAAGACATACCAGAATTAGAAGTTTGGCCCAGTTGTTGTCTTGGAGGATATGGCTGCTGATATTGCTGAAAATTTGGGCGGTTTTGAGTCGCGGGTTGATTTACTTGTAGATTCCTATAACTAAGATTGGGGTGATCCctccatcccgggttatatgtgcTCGAATAGGGATCATACTTCCTTTGAGGTTGTCCAGGAAAACCACCCGCCGCATTCACTTGCTCAGTGGGCTCCTCTTGAAGAGTTGGGCACATATCAGTTGGATGTCCTACTACCGAACAAATCCCACAAGCCTTTTCTGTTTGCATATTACCTACAGCCATTTGACGAACAAGAGAAGTTAGACTCGCAATTTGCTGTTCAAGAGAAGAAATATTTACCTCATTAACATGCTTAGATGGAGGGTCAAGCCTAGTGCCAAATTGTTGAGAATTGGCTGCCATATTTGCAATCAAGTTTCTCGCAGTTTCTGGAGTTTTATCCACCAAAGCTCCTCCACTAGCAGCATCAATCATGCTCCTTTCAGTGGGTAGAAGGCCCTCATAAAAATACTGGATAAGTAGCTGCTCACTAATTTGATGATGGGGGCAGCTTGCATATAATTTCTTGAAACGTTCCCAGTATTCGTGTAGGGACTCTCCGTTTTGCTGCCTTACACCACAAATTTCTTTTCGAATGTTGGCCGCCCTTGAAGCTGGAAAATATTTCTCTAAAAACAATCTCTTCATCTCGTTCCATATGGTAATACTTCCAGATGGTAGATAATAGAGCCAATCCTTAGCCGAATCCTTCAAAGAAAATGGAAAGGCTCTTAATTTAATTTGCTCTTCGGTCACCCCCGTGGGTTTCATACTCGTGCATACCACATGAAACTCCTTTAGATGCttgtgaggatcttcacctgcaaggccatggaaagtgggcaagagatgtattagtccagattttaattcaaaagtaGTAGCATCTAGAGTAGGGAATGTTATGCATAATGGTTGTTGATTCAAATAAGGGGCAGCAAGCTCTTTCAAAGTTCGATTTTCAGCCatgacttcctcttcttctaaatcagaATCACTAGCAAATAGGGAATCAAGAGCTAGATCGTTCACTTCAGAATTTCTCCGAGCTTCCCTCCTTAACCTGCACAAAGTTCTCTCTATTTCTGGATCACACTGCAAATCACCTTGATTAGAAGAGCGAGTTACAGTCATAAACAATCAAGGAAACTCTAATAAACCATGAAaaacaaatcagaaaaaaaaaatagagtgatgaaaataaataaaaattctacgcTAAAACACTAAAATGCCTAAAAAACCTAGAAAACGGTGGGATTTGTCCTCGAGAGGGTGGGGCTAGTAATCCAAAGGATTAACTAGTCTTGCTCAGAACGTCGTTTACCTTCAGAAAACTATAGTAACAAGGCCTAGTTCCACCAAAAATCAGAATTCTGCTGAAACTGTAACTATTAAAAActaacgattttttttttcaaaaatttcaagcacgaaataaagatcacaagaagcacaaaaatcaactagaatcactccccggcaacggcgccaaaatttggtgtgctgtcgtaggcaaccaaaaataaaacctatactcctaaaaatatatatgtagtagtgcgagtaaggatcgttcccacggagagtatctagcctagttttatgcaacttgaacaaggacggagggggggtttgagtataacgaaaataataaaacaactaaagaagaattcagatttaagtattgaaatcaatcaaaagaacaaatcttggtctaagtcaacatccaccatcggaattttacaactgatcattgatgcaaagatatcaatttgcactttgaatgtccaccggtagaaatatttttctatctcttcttagttgtagttaattaaaaacaagcgatctaattaaccctaactactaaacaatccaagacaagcgctaacggtttaatctagtagcagccttaagaattagagagatcgatgaaactaaacaacacaaacacaagcggttgcatttgatttagccgagtattcttcctaagatctgaaaatttctgacgcagcaaataattagatcttagttgcttcacagataagaggaatcaaacaattacggatttgatatctaacctagcagtagattgcaacgaataataaactagtaggcctcctagtcattaaacgaaaataatcatgaaaatatacacagaaggacattcgacatcaaagcatgaattgaacaatgaaaacaaattcagatctcacagttttattgattccgaggcttctgttttcttagaccaataaaagctttagccacgcagagccatggatgcaaacttccaaggagaaaagagaaagagcccccttttgcagccccctttctttcacctttatcccttccaaaaaaatctcctaacaaatattcaaatctgactaattacgaaaaataaaataaagtcctaatataactgggaaagtggtgtttccagctggaattttcgtgcatcaaatctggaaacttctgaaaattgaccgagtca includes:
- the LOC120109260 gene encoding uncharacterized protein LOC120109260 — protein: MTVTRSSNQGDLQCDPEIERTLCRLRREARRNSEVNDLALDSLFASDSDLEEEEVMAENRTLKELAAPYLNQQPLCITFPTLDATTFELKSGLIHLLPTFHGLAGEDPHKHLKEFHVVCTSMKPTGVTEEQIKLRAFPFSLKDSAKDWLYYLPSGSITIWNEMKRLFLEKYFPASRAANIRKEICGVRQQNGESLHEYWERFKKLYASCPHHQISEQLLIQYFYEGLLPTERSMIDAASGGALVDKTPETARNLIANMAANSQQFGTRLDPPSKHVNEVNISSLEQQIASLTSLVRQMAVGNMQTEKACGICSVVGHPTDMCPTLQEEPTEQVNAAGGFPGQPQRKYDPYSSTYNPGWRDHPNLSYRNLQVNQPATQNRPNFQQYQQPYPPRQQLGQTSNSGMSLEDIVKTLATNTLQFQQETKQFQHEARASIQSLDNQMGQMATAISRLEAQSSEKLPSQTVVNPRENASAIILRSGKEVEIPTKATPASSKQEKEKNIIADRNIFNDDDVPKHKFPPLSAYKPVSPFPQTLAESRKDEQNKDLYETFRRCEVNIPLLDAIKQVPRYSKFLKELCTIKRKQKLKGCEKVRVGENVSAIIQRKLPAKCKDPGMFTIPCTIGNTRFEKAMIDLGASINVMSYSIYASLKLGPLNKTGVVIQLADRSNAYPKGVVEDVLVQVNDLVFPADFYVLDMENGDQTAPILLGRPFLKTSKSKIDVHSGTLTMEFDGEIIKFNIYDAMKYSGDDNPVYSIDVIDSLAQEVFELDGKDGLEVAISKHLEKENEELVLSTDLQETVAALNKFPKLQQSDNVSYIALPVSNERPLPSVLQAPIPDLKPLPSHLKYVFLGDRGTLPVIISNKLSALQEEKLVQILKELQTAIGWTIADIKGISPTTCMHRILLEEGAKPSRQPQRRLNPPIMDVVKKEILKLLEVGVIYPISDSNWVSPVQVVPKKIGITVVKNQNDELVPTRIQNGWQIAIAPEDQEKTTFTCPFGTFAYRRMPFGLCFYRRFIKDFSKVALPLCKLLQKNVAFEFDEACKNAFDKLKELLTSAPVIQPPNWNIPFEIMCDA